A window of the Mesoplasma florum L1 genome harbors these coding sequences:
- a CDS encoding PTS sugar transporter subunit IIA — MGLFSKKNKLVEIYAPVDGEVVGLDKVEDEVFSGKMMGDGLAIVPANGDFVSPMAGELASVFPTKHAYGFREKSGVEVLVHIGLDTVNLDGEGFESFVKQGDKVSQGDPMVKVDLKFVKPKVPSITTPIIVTNPNGKEITIVKMGKVKKGELIATVG; from the coding sequence ATGGGATTATTTAGTAAAAAAAATAAACTTGTTGAAATCTATGCACCAGTAGATGGTGAAGTTGTAGGATTAGATAAAGTTGAAGATGAAGTATTTAGTGGAAAAATGATGGGTGATGGTTTAGCTATCGTTCCAGCAAATGGTGATTTTGTTTCACCAATGGCTGGTGAACTAGCAAGTGTTTTCCCAACAAAACATGCATACGGATTTAGAGAAAAATCAGGAGTTGAAGTTTTAGTTCATATCGGATTAGACACTGTTAACCTTGATGGTGAAGGATTCGAATCATTTGTTAAACAAGGAGACAAAGTAAGCCAAGGTGACCCAATGGTTAAAGTTGACTTAAAATTTGTTAAACCAAAAGTTCCTTCAATTACAACACCTATTATCGTAACTAACCCAAATGGTAAAGAAATTACTATTGTTAAAATGGGAAAAGTTAAAAAAGGTGAATTAATCGCAACTGTTGGTTAA
- the trpS gene encoding tryptophan--tRNA ligase, with amino-acid sequence MQKERMITGITPSDSMSLGNYLGVVKNLIEYQNEYDLFVFVANLHAITIPKDPNQLKIKTKEMTALYIACGLDPEKMTLFLQSDVVEHSQLGWILTTQSTMGELSRMTQFKDKSAKESNGDNVSIPAGLFTYPCLMAADILLYDPKFVPVGVDQKQHLELARDIATRMNNKYGEMHVVPEPILTKGNIKIMDLQDPTKKMSKSSENPKAVIKMLDSPAEIANKIKSAVTDSENLIKYDPINKPGVSNLMNIYSIIKNVSIEECQKKWDGKNYKDLKDDVTEALLEVITPIQEKYNEIIKGDYIKEVLELGSLKAKKVAIKKVNKVQNKLGINWYRK; translated from the coding sequence ATGCAAAAAGAAAGAATGATAACTGGGATAACACCAAGTGATTCAATGAGTTTAGGAAACTATTTAGGTGTTGTTAAAAATTTAATTGAGTATCAAAATGAATATGATTTATTTGTTTTTGTTGCAAATTTACATGCAATAACAATACCAAAAGATCCAAATCAGTTAAAAATTAAAACAAAGGAAATGACAGCATTGTACATTGCTTGTGGATTAGACCCTGAAAAGATGACTCTTTTCTTACAATCTGATGTTGTTGAACATTCTCAATTAGGTTGAATTCTTACAACTCAATCAACAATGGGTGAATTATCAAGAATGACACAATTCAAAGATAAATCAGCTAAAGAAAGTAATGGTGACAATGTTTCTATTCCAGCAGGTTTATTTACTTATCCTTGTTTAATGGCTGCTGATATATTACTTTATGATCCAAAATTTGTTCCTGTTGGTGTTGATCAAAAACAACACTTAGAGTTAGCTAGAGATATAGCAACAAGAATGAACAATAAGTACGGTGAAATGCACGTTGTACCAGAACCTATTTTAACAAAAGGTAATATTAAAATTATGGACTTGCAAGACCCAACCAAAAAAATGAGTAAGTCTAGTGAAAATCCTAAAGCTGTTATTAAAATGCTTGATTCACCAGCTGAAATTGCTAATAAAATTAAATCAGCAGTTACTGATAGTGAAAATTTAATAAAATATGACCCAATTAATAAACCAGGTGTTTCAAATTTAATGAATATTTATTCAATAATCAAAAACGTTTCAATAGAAGAATGCCAAAAAAAATGAGATGGTAAAAATTATAAAGACTTAAAAGACGATGTTACAGAAGCATTGTTAGAAGTAATAACTCCAATTCAGGAAAAATACAATGAAATAATAAAAGGTGATTATATAAAAGAAGTGCTTGAACTAGGTTCATTAAAAGCTAAAAAAGTTGCTATTAAAAAAGTAAATAAAGTACAAAATAAATTAGGTATTAATTGATATAGAAAATAA
- a CDS encoding NAD(+)/NADH kinase yields MKYSIVKNDYNESKKMSDELSDLLVSKKWIEDNKNPNCIFVIGGDGTFLKAAEIFNNILDDVIFVPIKSGGIGFYTNHNRISDIQEILNNIEKQKPIEISVLEANDYKVINEIKIINNLRPLEADVMIDGELLETFKGTGLVFSTSGGSTGFAKSHNGAVIIDENNIFQMLEIAPVSNNNFRTLSAPVIFSRKHKVEVIIKKPNDVEIIVDSKKCKLPENNLIKIQMGEKNIKLISKNSEKLTKTKILNSIFTTNKSYN; encoded by the coding sequence ATGAAATATAGTATTGTAAAAAATGATTATAATGAATCAAAAAAAATGTCTGATGAGCTTTCTGATTTATTAGTAAGTAAAAAATGAATTGAAGATAACAAAAACCCTAACTGTATTTTTGTTATTGGTGGAGATGGAACATTTTTAAAAGCAGCAGAAATATTTAACAATATTTTGGATGATGTTATTTTCGTTCCAATTAAATCTGGTGGAATTGGTTTTTATACAAATCACAATAGAATTTCTGACATTCAAGAAATATTAAATAATATTGAAAAACAAAAACCAATTGAAATTTCAGTTTTAGAAGCAAATGATTATAAAGTTATAAATGAAATTAAAATAATAAATAATCTCAGACCATTGGAAGCCGACGTAATGATTGATGGAGAATTATTAGAAACATTTAAAGGAACAGGATTAGTATTTTCTACTTCAGGAGGAAGTACAGGTTTTGCAAAATCTCATAATGGAGCTGTAATAATTGATGAAAATAATATATTCCAAATGTTAGAAATTGCACCAGTATCAAACAATAACTTTAGAACATTAAGCGCACCAGTTATATTTTCAAGAAAACATAAAGTAGAAGTAATTATTAAAAAGCCAAATGATGTTGAAATAATTGTAGATAGTAAGAAATGCAAACTACCAGAAAACAATTTAATCAAAATTCAAATGGGTGAAAAAAATATCAAATTAATCTCAAAAAATAGTGAAAAATTAACTAAGACTAAAATATTGAATTCTATTTTCACTACAAACAAGTCTTATAACTAG
- a CDS encoding ABC transporter permease has translation MKTNKNFKIFLRLMKAQTFNYITDPINIILGFVLTTVTMLCWLAFKPHDAESGLLADSFVLASAIGISAIRNSQYNLNLTLADWRETRFIRNLLTTPVSKKVLYASILCFNWIVNILVTIILISLAMLFSSQRKVISNVQWTPFLIGFILNIFLSNVIALFLSTTFKNKEYVFIISLLSYFGPMYLLGLGIPWNVVGQIPAINILTYIAPHRYTLHLMQAAWVGNASNMSFPGVESSSWLGVHGFGYGGNGWWLPALIACIFIFIFAFAFYYRLKSNYQFGTRKYSKFKGVKKHANNIELIKRTNSIEELKILVEIAGLDYKTKKVKKKKPSKKRGDK, from the coding sequence ATGAAAACAAATAAAAATTTCAAAATCTTTTTAAGATTAATGAAAGCACAAACTTTTAATTATATAACTGATCCAATTAATATAATTTTAGGTTTTGTTTTAACAACAGTTACAATGTTATGTTGATTGGCTTTTAAACCGCATGATGCAGAATCTGGATTATTAGCAGATAGTTTCGTTTTAGCTTCAGCAATTGGTATTTCAGCAATTAGAAATTCTCAATATAATTTAAACTTAACATTAGCTGATTGACGTGAAACTAGATTTATAAGAAATCTTTTAACAACACCTGTTTCAAAAAAAGTTTTATATGCGTCAATATTATGTTTCAACTGAATAGTAAATATATTAGTAACTATTATTTTGATTTCTTTAGCTATGCTTTTTAGTTCACAAAGAAAAGTGATTTCAAATGTTCAATGAACACCATTTTTAATTGGTTTTATTCTAAATATTTTTCTTTCAAATGTTATTGCCTTGTTTTTATCAACAACCTTTAAAAATAAAGAATATGTTTTTATAATTTCTTTATTATCATATTTTGGACCTATGTACTTGTTGGGTTTAGGTATACCTTGGAATGTTGTTGGTCAAATACCAGCGATTAATATATTAACTTACATAGCACCTCATAGATATACATTGCATCTAATGCAGGCTGCGTGAGTAGGGAATGCGTCAAATATGTCATTCCCTGGAGTTGAATCAAGTTCTTGATTAGGAGTTCATGGTTTTGGATATGGTGGGAACGGTTGATGGCTACCAGCATTAATAGCTTGTATTTTTATATTTATATTTGCTTTTGCTTTTTACTACAGGTTAAAAAGCAATTATCAGTTTGGAACAAGAAAATATTCTAAATTTAAAGGTGTTAAAAAACACGCAAATAACATTGAATTAATTAAAAGAACAAATTCAATAGAAGAATTAAAAATACTTGTAGAAATAGCTGGCTTAGATTATAAAACAAAAAAAGTTAAAAAGAAAAAGCCAAGCAAGAAGCGAGGTGATAAATAA
- a CDS encoding ABC transporter permease, which translates to MNLEKLKKEYKVFSMLFIIQTKHWFKNPLNIFLGVFISLYTILCWLAFKHNDPFLLVSGICVAMVRNSMYIYLRTINDWRGKNFVDKMSMSNISNKTKHLSLLVFNFISTFVICLIIFLISIILFPSQLSYIEKLNPLMMIFGLLICWVTCYVIALFLYTFISNTKWTTMIGLLIYFSTMYFLGLGFPFQTIIQQDWLNYLLYLHPMRYSINIVQAGFVNAPNFHYINPDINIDVDFGYGENAWLAYFLALLTIGGYIICLVSKRLIDSNYKFRSRNKVKRLKAESKLYIKQINESNDIEFLKRLREDRRQRD; encoded by the coding sequence ATGAATTTGGAAAAATTAAAAAAGGAATATAAAGTTTTCAGTATGTTATTTATCATACAAACTAAGCATTGATTTAAAAACCCACTTAATATATTTTTAGGAGTATTTATTTCTTTATACACTATATTATGTTGACTTGCATTTAAGCACAATGATCCATTTTTATTAGTTTCTGGTATTTGTGTAGCTATGGTAAGGAATTCAATGTATATTTACCTTAGAACTATCAATGATTGAAGAGGTAAAAACTTCGTTGATAAAATGAGTATGAGCAATATTAGTAATAAAACAAAACACTTGTCATTACTGGTCTTTAATTTTATTTCAACATTTGTAATATGCTTAATAATATTTTTAATATCTATAATATTATTTCCATCACAATTAAGTTATATTGAAAAATTAAACCCTTTAATGATGATATTTGGGTTATTAATATGTTGAGTAACATGTTATGTAATTGCTTTATTTTTATACACATTTATTAGCAATACAAAATGAACAACAATGATTGGTTTATTAATTTATTTTTCAACTATGTATTTTTTAGGTTTAGGTTTTCCATTCCAAACAATTATTCAACAAGATTGATTAAATTATCTATTGTATTTACACCCAATGAGATATTCAATTAACATAGTACAAGCTGGATTTGTTAACGCACCTAATTTTCACTATATCAATCCCGATATTAATATTGATGTTGATTTTGGATATGGCGAAAATGCATGATTAGCTTACTTTTTAGCACTATTAACAATTGGTGGGTATATAATTTGTTTAGTATCAAAAAGATTAATTGATTCAAATTATAAATTTAGATCCAGAAATAAAGTAAAAAGATTGAAAGCTGAATCAAAACTTTATATTAAACAAATTAACGAATCAAACGATATAGAATTTTTGAAAAGATTAAGAGAAGATAGAAGACAAAGGGATTAG
- the rplT gene encoding 50S ribosomal protein L20: MARVKFGKVTRARRKRWIKRAKGYYGTKHSSYKKAHEQVVRSMAYAFIGRKQKKRDFRKLWIVRINAAVRPYGLSYSKFMNGLKLANIDVNRKMLSELAISNPEQFKLLVDASNKALTSK, from the coding sequence ATGGCAAGAGTTAAATTTGGAAAAGTAACTAGAGCAAGAAGAAAACGTTGAATCAAACGTGCAAAAGGTTACTATGGAACTAAACATTCTTCATATAAAAAAGCACACGAACAAGTAGTTCGTTCAATGGCTTATGCTTTTATCGGGCGTAAACAAAAGAAACGTGACTTTAGAAAATTATGAATTGTTCGTATTAATGCAGCAGTTAGACCATATGGTTTATCATACTCAAAATTTATGAACGGATTAAAATTAGCTAACATTGATGTTAACCGTAAAATGTTATCAGAATTAGCTATTTCAAACCCAGAACAATTTAAATTATTAGTTGATGCATCAAATAAAGCATTAACTTCAAAATAA
- a CDS encoding formate/nitrite transporter family protein, with protein sequence MMKWKKRAHLTDEQKISAYKEEINTLEKVDYSPLYSQDVAYHNYGYIHTFRVISDGLRLANMKQFMAGVLAGIWIGLVYVAVAYATYSFVGKDKAGLESLVRILTGLIFGSVILLISFLGGGFVTAHMWYNRTMFKKVERWSIFLKACGLVYAGNIIGIMTFTCIFQLSGALNHSPALADHIYNAFGKTKLYEIGEAIANNHSLKAGMIFETIGYVFASAVLCNFLICLATQGSKSAKGNTVAAMIMYFLVLFYFAIGGYQHCVANWFGAWMLILRAISDPTTQHANMAWAFITFNIIPAILGNFVGALIIGTFMGLFNKEFDTLLVKEARMKFLAEEIERIENKKMKVKK encoded by the coding sequence ATGATGAAGTGGAAAAAAAGAGCCCATTTAACCGATGAGCAAAAAATCAGTGCTTATAAAGAAGAAATCAATACTTTAGAAAAAGTTGATTATTCTCCTCTTTATAGTCAAGATGTTGCTTATCATAACTATGGATACATTCATACTTTTAGAGTTATATCTGATGGTTTAAGGTTGGCAAATATGAAGCAGTTTATGGCAGGAGTGCTAGCTGGTATTTGAATTGGTTTAGTTTATGTTGCGGTAGCTTATGCAACTTACTCATTTGTTGGGAAAGATAAAGCTGGTTTAGAATCACTTGTTAGAATATTAACTGGATTGATTTTTGGTAGTGTTATACTATTAATATCATTTCTTGGTGGAGGATTTGTCACAGCACATATGTGATATAACAGAACTATGTTTAAAAAAGTTGAAAGATGATCAATTTTCTTGAAAGCATGTGGACTAGTTTACGCTGGAAACATAATTGGAATAATGACATTTACTTGTATCTTTCAATTAAGTGGGGCTTTAAACCACAGTCCAGCTCTAGCTGATCATATATATAATGCTTTTGGTAAAACTAAGCTTTATGAGATTGGTGAAGCCATTGCAAATAATCATAGCTTAAAAGCGGGTATGATTTTTGAAACAATAGGTTATGTTTTTGCAAGTGCTGTATTATGTAACTTCTTAATTTGTTTAGCAACTCAAGGTTCTAAATCAGCAAAAGGTAACACTGTTGCAGCAATGATTATGTATTTCTTAGTTCTATTCTACTTTGCAATTGGGGGATATCAACACTGTGTAGCCAATTGATTTGGTGCTTGAATGTTAATATTAAGAGCTATCTCTGATCCAACAACTCAACACGCAAATATGGCTTGAGCATTTATTACTTTCAATATCATACCAGCTATATTAGGAAACTTCGTTGGTGCCTTAATTATTGGTACATTCATGGGGTTATTTAATAAAGAGTTTGATACGCTTTTAGTTAAAGAAGCTAGAATGAAATTCTTAGCAGAAGAAATTGAAAGAATTGAAAATAAAAAAATGAAAGTAAAAAAATAA
- the rpmI gene encoding 50S ribosomal protein L35: MPKMKSKKSLAKRVIAKKNGTLKRGKAYRSHRATGKTTKQKRHLEKATIVHVTDMKRIKGLLQK; this comes from the coding sequence ATGCCAAAAATGAAATCAAAAAAATCATTAGCAAAAAGAGTTATTGCTAAGAAAAACGGTACTTTAAAAAGAGGTAAAGCTTACAGATCTCACCGTGCTACAGGTAAAACTACAAAACAAAAACGTCACTTAGAAAAAGCTACAATCGTTCATGTAACAGACATGAAACGTATTAAAGGTTTATTACAAAAATAA
- a CDS encoding PTS fructose transporter subunit IIABC, whose protein sequence is MELKDLFKSKVSVFKADLKTKEEVINFLVDKLSSEKMIANKKTFKDAILKRESEASTGMGDGIGIPHAINNTVKEPCIAFVSLKSPIDWQSLDNKPVDLIFMIATNDEKGEAHLGALADLSKFLMKPEFQEALRKAKTFKDLSKAFDNKVETKKVEAKNGKYDVIGITACPTGIAHTYLAEEKLIEYATELGLSVKIETQGRRGTENKLTQEDVDNAKVIILAHDKNLQGMGRFGGKQVIDTTTKDAIFNGKQLIQEFGKTEKTTTAKAVSSKDDEVSDDFSLKKFAQVKGNLLAGVSRMLPFVVAGGIILGIGFLIDFAAGNGNVPGMTGATFDYWFNNIYDKTKVDVLTEWTNWWMGNFGTHSEVAGWFSAIGKTGMMMMVPVLAAYISYTIVGPQGLMPGFIAGILADGTGGFAYAGDKFGWSGLWTRLIPADIPMQSGFIGGMVGAYVAALIVFGLTIGFKKFKKSFHGVRDIVLIPVLSLLGISLAMFALNIPLGYTMYGLQQFLKLLADQNLLILLGAILGLMMCIDMGGPINKIAYVTGTLSVSGGLGNDPLITVTMAAAMAGGMIPPLGIALCTVTFRKAWTTKEKDSAKANWLMGAFFISEGAIPFMVTDPKRISVSAMAGGTITGLIVGGCKITLGAPHGGIAVFPLLKSGLLGTSPEQMNSGAAIGLGVGLYILAIVVGTLVMATILGFWKTYDIKKGKLVIAN, encoded by the coding sequence ATGGAATTAAAAGATTTATTTAAATCTAAAGTTTCAGTCTTCAAAGCAGATTTAAAAACAAAAGAAGAAGTTATTAATTTTTTAGTTGATAAATTATCATCAGAAAAAATGATAGCTAATAAAAAAACTTTTAAAGATGCGATTTTAAAAAGAGAAAGCGAAGCATCAACAGGTATGGGTGATGGAATTGGTATTCCTCATGCAATTAACAACACAGTTAAAGAACCTTGTATTGCTTTTGTAAGTTTAAAATCACCAATAGACTGACAAAGTTTAGATAACAAACCAGTAGATTTAATCTTTATGATTGCTACAAATGATGAAAAAGGAGAAGCTCACTTAGGTGCTTTAGCTGATTTATCAAAATTCTTAATGAAACCTGAATTTCAAGAAGCATTAAGAAAAGCAAAAACTTTTAAAGATCTTTCAAAAGCTTTTGATAATAAAGTTGAAACAAAAAAAGTGGAAGCAAAAAATGGTAAATATGATGTGATTGGTATTACAGCATGTCCAACTGGTATTGCTCACACATACTTAGCAGAAGAAAAATTAATTGAATATGCTACAGAATTAGGATTAAGTGTAAAAATTGAAACTCAAGGACGTAGAGGAACTGAAAACAAATTAACTCAAGAAGATGTTGACAATGCAAAAGTAATTATTTTAGCACATGACAAAAACTTACAAGGAATGGGTAGATTTGGTGGTAAACAAGTAATTGATACAACTACTAAAGATGCAATTTTTAATGGAAAACAATTAATTCAAGAATTTGGTAAAACAGAAAAAACTACTACAGCAAAAGCTGTATCTTCAAAAGATGATGAAGTAAGTGATGATTTTTCATTGAAAAAATTTGCTCAAGTTAAAGGAAACTTACTTGCGGGTGTTTCAAGAATGTTACCATTTGTCGTTGCAGGAGGAATTATATTAGGAATTGGATTCTTGATTGATTTTGCTGCAGGAAACGGAAATGTTCCAGGAATGACTGGCGCAACATTTGATTATTGATTTAATAATATATATGACAAAACTAAAGTTGATGTATTAACAGAATGAACCAATTGATGAATGGGAAATTTTGGAACACATAGTGAAGTTGCTGGTTGATTCTCAGCAATAGGTAAAACAGGTATGATGATGATGGTTCCTGTTTTAGCAGCATATATTTCATATACAATCGTTGGACCTCAAGGATTAATGCCTGGGTTTATAGCAGGTATATTAGCTGATGGTACAGGTGGTTTTGCATATGCTGGAGACAAATTTGGGTGATCAGGTTTATGAACACGACTAATACCAGCTGATATCCCTATGCAATCAGGATTTATTGGTGGTATGGTTGGTGCATATGTAGCAGCCTTAATTGTATTTGGTTTAACAATAGGATTCAAAAAATTTAAAAAATCTTTCCATGGAGTAAGAGACATAGTATTAATTCCAGTGTTATCTCTTTTAGGTATTTCTTTAGCAATGTTCGCATTAAATATACCTTTAGGATATACAATGTATGGATTACAACAATTTTTAAAATTGTTAGCTGATCAAAACTTATTAATATTATTAGGAGCAATCCTTGGATTAATGATGTGTATTGATATGGGTGGACCAATTAATAAAATTGCTTATGTTACAGGAACACTTTCAGTTTCAGGTGGATTAGGTAATGATCCACTTATAACTGTTACTATGGCAGCAGCAATGGCTGGAGGAATGATTCCACCTTTAGGAATAGCATTATGTACAGTAACTTTTAGAAAAGCTTGAACAACAAAAGAAAAAGATTCAGCAAAAGCTAACTGATTAATGGGTGCATTCTTTATTTCAGAAGGAGCAATACCATTTATGGTTACAGATCCAAAAAGAATTTCAGTTTCAGCAATGGCTGGTGGTACAATCACCGGATTAATTGTTGGAGGATGTAAAATAACATTAGGTGCACCACACGGTGGTATAGCTGTATTCCCATTATTAAAATCAGGATTACTTGGAACAAGCCCTGAACAAATGAATTCAGGAGCAGCAATTGGTTTAGGTGTAGGATTATACATCTTAGCAATCGTTGTTGGTACTTTAGTTATGGCAACAATCTTAGGATTCTGAAAAACTTATGATATTAAAAAAGGTAAACTAGTTATTGCCAATTAA
- a CDS encoding ATP-binding cassette domain-containing protein produces the protein MDLKTPIVELSNVSKIYNKQIWALKKIDLKIYRGECVSLLGSNGSGKTTLLRIIGNNLKNTTGTINYNLEEENILKGIGLQKREQAWPNGFKVKDINDLWIRIYDVNDLEWINKLKDVFGVNEVEEKYLNKLSIVKLQIYAIFLSFISKPELVLIDELSSDIDFKYEEKITNFFKEYLEEGNTLILNSPSYYFLENLTDRVVYLNDGEIFEDLSIKEVKKEYKSVMEYTKAIFKEELVVEKKIKNKSKFFSTMISKTEGYSNVLQAIIEQLEAQENCNEKVLSRLKEVYFSILDLNTSIDNLSVSYINADSIKIISKKIKLTMKLINKLTINYRYKKYHKTLSGIEKFLSKELKRTFANDKVIVNGDVLSITMSQSEKKQLEKLKEKYIKEEQKIIRRKILKQQFKKQKDMKSKNNPVQESLKEVTTDENK, from the coding sequence ATGGATTTAAAAACACCTATAGTTGAGTTATCTAATGTTTCAAAAATTTATAATAAACAAATTTGAGCATTAAAGAAAATTGATTTAAAAATATATAGAGGTGAGTGTGTTTCACTTTTAGGCTCAAATGGTAGTGGTAAAACAACATTATTAAGAATTATAGGAAATAACTTAAAAAATACAACAGGAACTATTAATTATAATTTAGAAGAAGAAAACATTTTAAAAGGAATTGGATTACAAAAAAGAGAGCAAGCTTGACCAAATGGTTTTAAGGTTAAAGATATAAACGACTTATGAATAAGAATATATGATGTTAATGATCTAGAATGAATTAATAAATTAAAAGATGTTTTTGGTGTGAATGAAGTTGAAGAAAAATATTTAAACAAACTTTCAATAGTTAAATTACAGATTTATGCAATATTTTTATCTTTTATTTCAAAACCTGAATTAGTTTTAATTGATGAATTATCATCTGATATCGATTTTAAATATGAAGAAAAAATAACTAATTTCTTTAAAGAATACTTAGAAGAGGGAAATACCCTAATTTTAAATAGTCCAAGTTATTATTTTTTAGAAAACTTAACTGATAGAGTTGTTTATTTAAATGATGGTGAAATCTTTGAAGACCTATCTATTAAAGAAGTTAAAAAAGAATATAAATCTGTAATGGAGTATACTAAAGCAATTTTTAAAGAAGAATTAGTGGTTGAGAAAAAAATTAAAAATAAAAGTAAGTTTTTCTCAACAATGATTTCTAAAACTGAAGGTTACTCAAATGTATTACAAGCAATCATTGAGCAATTAGAAGCTCAAGAAAACTGCAATGAAAAGGTTTTAAGCAGATTAAAAGAAGTTTATTTTAGTATTTTAGATTTAAACACAAGTATAGATAATTTATCAGTTTCTTACATAAATGCTGATTCGATTAAAATAATATCTAAAAAGATAAAATTAACTATGAAGTTGATTAATAAATTGACTATAAATTACAGATATAAAAAATATCATAAAACATTAAGTGGCATTGAAAAGTTTTTAAGTAAGGAATTGAAAAGAACTTTTGCAAATGACAAGGTTATTGTAAATGGTGATGTTTTAAGTATAACTATGTCTCAATCAGAAAAAAAACAATTAGAAAAACTTAAAGAAAAATACATTAAAGAAGAACAAAAAATTATAAGAAGAAAAATTCTTAAACAACAATTTAAAAAACAAAAAGATATGAAATCAAAAAATAATCCGGTTCAAGAATCTTTAAAAGAGGTTACAACTGATGAAAACAAATAA
- the infC gene encoding translation initiation factor IF-3 — MDQRRNNSKPIKNQDPINAFIRAREVLIIGDNGEKLGPLKRNEAIQLAEEKGLDLMQVGQQPDGLAICKILDYGKFRYQQQKKNKEAKKNQVKVENKEIRLTVNIGQHDLVTKAKKAREFLEAGDRVKISLKFKGREIAYMDLGKETLDRFYKEIEDIAKIEKEAKLTSRFLDMYVVPKK, encoded by the coding sequence ATGGATCAAAGAAGAAACAATTCAAAACCTATTAAAAACCAAGACCCTATTAACGCTTTTATTAGAGCTAGAGAAGTTTTAATCATTGGAGACAATGGAGAAAAACTTGGACCTTTAAAAAGAAATGAAGCTATTCAATTAGCTGAAGAAAAAGGTTTAGATTTAATGCAAGTTGGTCAACAACCTGATGGTTTAGCAATTTGTAAAATTTTAGATTATGGTAAATTCAGATACCAACAACAAAAGAAAAACAAAGAAGCTAAGAAAAATCAAGTTAAGGTTGAAAATAAGGAAATTAGATTAACTGTTAATATAGGTCAACATGACTTAGTTACAAAAGCTAAAAAAGCTAGAGAGTTTTTAGAAGCTGGGGATAGAGTTAAAATTTCTTTAAAATTCAAAGGTAGAGAAATCGCATACATGGATTTAGGAAAAGAAACACTGGACAGATTCTACAAAGAAATTGAAGATATAGCTAAAATTGAAAAAGAAGCTAAGTTAACTTCAAGATTCTTAGATATGTACGTTGTGCCAAAGAAATAA